In one window of Rhodanobacter sp. FDAARGOS 1247 DNA:
- a CDS encoding alpha/beta fold hydrolase, with amino-acid sequence MKLFKLSARKLAVLIGCVACSGLANARATDDHSTDPAYARYYQQAVNWGGCPPSLFTDGSTIQCALITVPIDWADPSQGDITIGISRPLHSPPGARLLLVNAGGPDNSSASQAEMLEQLQPQVQANHLVVGVDLRGITDGLGTRVSCDYAPRSGAENFMDGDSRNPTAASVQAQQDWWYRSISACLQQHAAFLKSINTPNHARDLNLVRAVLGFPRADLLGVSSGSSLMAYANRLFPDRFERVVLDSNMNWLHLDWQRQDLKRMSMDQLNVQQAFIPFVARHDDQFHMGTTPQQVMTTFQRIYQAASQHRMGSVTPDQALASLDGTGMWVFWDLLVSPSLSAMSQALDGDPAHIAAAEQMGAMTSVDLRSQPGFNPMADVLQCNDSGSTDTRSIARKIADVRTNWAIGASTLIDKCRHWPWQQALDRQLESRTRVHALMVQNEFDPSTPYSEALKDRLLDDPAARMVLVNNATTHGVMFDDNACTTNAEFAYLNSGDMPARDVVCQARPMHSFAMQDATTYEYGYPAAGWWLPPPPNTHQANWLLVP; translated from the coding sequence ATGAAGTTGTTCAAGTTGTCCGCACGCAAGCTGGCGGTGTTGATCGGTTGCGTAGCGTGCTCGGGGCTGGCGAATGCCAGGGCTACGGACGATCACTCGACCGACCCGGCCTACGCCAGGTACTACCAGCAGGCGGTGAACTGGGGCGGCTGCCCGCCCTCGTTGTTCACCGATGGAAGCACGATCCAGTGTGCCCTGATCACCGTGCCGATCGACTGGGCCGATCCGAGCCAGGGCGACATCACCATCGGCATTTCCAGGCCGCTGCATTCACCGCCTGGCGCACGCCTGCTGCTGGTCAACGCCGGCGGCCCGGACAACTCCAGCGCTTCGCAGGCGGAGATGCTCGAGCAGTTGCAGCCGCAAGTCCAGGCCAATCACCTGGTGGTCGGCGTCGACCTGCGCGGCATCACCGATGGCCTGGGCACCCGGGTGAGCTGCGACTACGCACCGCGCAGCGGCGCCGAGAATTTCATGGACGGCGACAGCCGCAATCCCACGGCCGCCAGCGTGCAGGCACAGCAGGACTGGTGGTATCGTTCGATCAGCGCCTGCCTGCAACAGCACGCCGCCTTCCTCAAGAGCATCAACACGCCCAACCACGCGCGCGACCTGAACCTGGTGCGTGCCGTGCTGGGCTTCCCCCGCGCCGACCTGCTCGGCGTATCCAGCGGCAGCAGCCTGATGGCGTATGCCAACCGCCTGTTTCCCGATCGCTTCGAGCGCGTGGTGCTCGACAGCAACATGAACTGGCTGCACCTGGACTGGCAGCGGCAGGACCTGAAGCGGATGTCGATGGATCAGCTGAATGTGCAGCAGGCATTCATTCCCTTCGTGGCGCGGCACGACGACCAGTTCCACATGGGCACGACGCCGCAGCAGGTGATGACCACCTTCCAGCGGATCTACCAGGCCGCCTCGCAACACCGCATGGGCAGCGTGACGCCGGACCAGGCGCTGGCTTCGCTGGATGGCACCGGCATGTGGGTGTTCTGGGATCTGCTGGTGTCGCCGTCGCTGAGCGCGATGTCGCAGGCGCTGGATGGCGATCCGGCCCACATCGCCGCCGCCGAACAGATGGGCGCGATGACCTCGGTCGACCTGCGCAGCCAGCCCGGCTTCAACCCGATGGCCGATGTCTTGCAATGCAACGACTCCGGCTCCACCGATACGCGCAGCATCGCCCGCAAGATCGCGGACGTCCGCACCAACTGGGCGATCGGCGCCTCCACCCTGATCGACAAGTGCCGGCACTGGCCGTGGCAGCAGGCGCTCGACCGCCAGCTGGAGTCGCGCACCAGGGTGCATGCCCTGATGGTGCAGAACGAGTTCGATCCGTCCACGCCCTACTCCGAGGCGCTCAAGGACCGCCTGCTGGATGACCCCGCCGCGCGGATGGTGCTGGTCAACAACGCCACCACCCACGGCGTGATGTTCGACGACAACGCCTGCACCACCAACGCGGAATTCGCCTATCTGAACTCCGGCGACATGCCCGCCCGCGACGTGGTCTGCCAGGCCAGGCCGATGCATTCCTTCGCCATGCAGGACGCCACGACCTACGAATACGGCTACCCCGCCGCGGGCTGGTGGCTGCCGCCCCCGCCGAACACGCATCAGGCGAACTGGCTGCTGGTGCCCTGA
- a CDS encoding amidohydrolase family protein yields the protein MASLVLALAACSALPARDRLVPVRVDHHVHVNSPAIRDFLPGYCKSVERYGGCDPAITAPLTPDDLLKAMDRAGVRRALVMSTGYLAESPMMVPQRADAAALLRAANDWTVNLARESGGRLRAFVAIDPLRPDALPEIMRWRGNPAVTGIKLHLTASGVNLRRDRDVAALKAVFHAAADARLAIMIHLRPASMDYGARDVQRFLADVLPAAGDTPVQIAHAGGWGGLDQATLSALGAFADAFARHPGKFRHVWFDLADVWRDDSSPADKQALVALIRRIGLRHFLPASDWPFSGDLADYYSRRYPELPLTAAEWKILRSQVAPYAKR from the coding sequence GTGGCGTCGTTGGTCCTGGCGTTGGCCGCATGCAGCGCGCTGCCGGCGCGAGATCGCCTGGTACCGGTGCGCGTCGATCACCATGTGCACGTGAACTCGCCGGCGATCCGCGACTTTCTGCCTGGCTACTGCAAGAGCGTCGAGCGTTATGGCGGCTGCGATCCGGCGATCACCGCGCCGTTGACGCCTGACGACTTGCTGAAGGCGATGGATCGTGCCGGTGTCCGTCGCGCGCTGGTGATGTCGACGGGTTACCTGGCCGAGAGCCCGATGATGGTGCCGCAACGCGCCGACGCCGCGGCGCTGCTGCGCGCCGCCAACGACTGGACCGTGAATCTCGCGCGCGAATCCGGTGGTCGCCTGCGCGCGTTCGTGGCCATCGATCCACTCAGGCCCGACGCGCTGCCGGAAATCATGCGCTGGCGCGGCAACCCCGCCGTGACCGGCATCAAACTCCACCTCACGGCGTCCGGGGTGAACCTTCGACGCGACCGCGACGTGGCGGCGCTGAAGGCGGTGTTCCACGCGGCGGCCGACGCCCGGCTGGCGATCATGATCCATCTGCGCCCCGCAAGCATGGATTACGGCGCACGCGACGTGCAGCGGTTCCTGGCGGACGTACTCCCCGCAGCCGGCGACACCCCGGTGCAGATCGCCCACGCGGGAGGTTGGGGCGGGCTGGACCAGGCCACGCTGTCCGCGCTGGGCGCGTTTGCCGATGCATTCGCCAGGCATCCCGGAAAATTCAGGCACGTCTGGTTCGATCTTGCCGACGTGTGGAGGGACGACAGCAGCCCCGCCGACAAGCAGGCGCTGGTGGCGCTGATCCGGCGCATCGGGCTGCGCCATTTCCTGCCTGCTTCGGACTGGCCGTTCAGCGGCGACCTTGCCGACTACTACAGCCGCCGATACCCGGAGCTGCCGCTGACCGCAGCGGAATGGAAAATCCTGCGCAGCCAGGTGGCGCCGTACGCGAAGCGTTGA
- a CDS encoding glutathione S-transferase family protein, giving the protein MNPTITAFESSPDRGRGLARDMRVRWALEEVGQAYEVRLVSFAAMKRPAHLGLHPFGQIPTYEEGELALFESGAIVFHLAQTRPGLLPDEANARARAITWMFAALNTVEPPLVEFSMAKVFECNKPWYEQRQPMLEERARKTLGLLSSRLGEADWLDGAFSAGDLMMVGVLFRAKPTGILDDYPNLAAYVARAEARPAFRQAFAAQLAVFENSRAAG; this is encoded by the coding sequence ATGAATCCGACCATCACCGCCTTTGAATCGTCGCCTGATCGCGGCCGGGGACTGGCCCGCGACATGCGCGTCCGCTGGGCGCTGGAAGAAGTCGGCCAGGCCTACGAAGTGCGGCTGGTCTCGTTCGCGGCGATGAAACGGCCCGCGCATCTGGGGCTGCACCCGTTCGGGCAGATCCCCACCTATGAAGAAGGCGAGCTCGCCCTGTTCGAGTCGGGCGCCATCGTGTTTCACCTCGCGCAGACGCGCCCGGGCCTGCTGCCGGACGAGGCGAATGCCCGCGCACGCGCGATCACCTGGATGTTCGCCGCACTGAACACGGTGGAGCCGCCGCTGGTCGAGTTCAGCATGGCCAAGGTATTCGAATGCAACAAGCCCTGGTACGAGCAACGCCAGCCGATGCTCGAGGAGCGGGCGCGCAAGACACTGGGCCTGCTGTCCAGCCGTCTTGGCGAAGCCGACTGGCTCGACGGCGCGTTCAGCGCGGGCGACCTGATGATGGTCGGCGTGCTGTTCCGGGCGAAGCCCACGGGAATACTGGACGACTACCCGAATCTCGCCGCCTACGTGGCCCGCGCCGAAGCACGGCCTGCGTTCAGGCAGGCGTTTGCAGCGCAGTTGGCCGTGTTCGAGAACAGCCGCGCGGCGGGCTGA
- a CDS encoding helix-turn-helix transcriptional regulator: MAIVVDIDVMLARRKMAVGTLAERIGITPANLAVLKNGRAKAVRLATLDALCQALDCQPGDLLRWEPDAAPLPQQQ; the protein is encoded by the coding sequence ATGGCCATCGTGGTGGACATCGACGTCATGCTGGCCCGGCGCAAGATGGCCGTCGGCACGCTGGCCGAACGCATCGGCATCACCCCCGCGAACCTGGCAGTGTTGAAGAACGGACGGGCCAAGGCTGTTCGCCTGGCCACCCTGGACGCGCTGTGCCAGGCGCTGGACTGCCAGCCGGGCGACCTGCTGCGCTGGGAACCTGATGCCGCGCCCCTGCCGCAGCAGCAGTGA
- a CDS encoding VOC family protein, with amino-acid sequence MLAKNTICVWYDSAALEAATFYARTFPDSSVGAIHHAPGDYPAGKQGDVLMVDFTVMGIPCVGLNGGPGMLHNESFSFQVATDDQAETDRLWNAIIDNGGQASACGWCKDKWGVSWQISPRMLIDAVTHPDPAVARRAFEAMMKMGKIDIAAIEAAVRG; translated from the coding sequence ATGCTCGCCAAGAACACCATCTGCGTCTGGTACGACAGCGCCGCCCTGGAAGCCGCCACGTTCTATGCCAGGACCTTCCCGGACAGCTCGGTAGGGGCGATCCATCACGCACCGGGCGATTACCCCGCCGGCAAGCAGGGCGATGTGCTGATGGTCGACTTCACGGTCATGGGCATCCCCTGCGTGGGCCTGAATGGCGGGCCGGGCATGCTGCACAACGAGTCCTTTTCGTTCCAGGTGGCCACCGACGACCAGGCTGAAACCGATCGCCTGTGGAACGCGATCATCGACAACGGGGGCCAGGCCAGCGCCTGCGGCTGGTGCAAGGACAAGTGGGGCGTGTCCTGGCAGATCAGCCCCCGCATGCTGATCGACGCCGTCACCCATCCCGACCCCGCCGTTGCCAGGCGCGCGTTCGAGGCAATGATGAAGATGGGCAAGATCGACATCGCCGCGATCGAAGCCGCCGTGCGCGGCTGA
- a CDS encoding DUF2975 domain-containing protein encodes MGNLAVLALRVVIAIALAGSLVVQGVIAPLLWQDLESARADVRIPLVVIVILGVLTMQVTAVCIWRLLTMVRRGTVFSLAAFRYVDIVIGAIAAASVLTFGIAVVAAHSNRTTPGDEIAPGLVAMVCGASLVIGGVALIVLVLRMLLKQAVALDSQARHLQSELDEVI; translated from the coding sequence ATGGGGAATCTTGCGGTGCTGGCGTTGCGGGTCGTGATCGCGATCGCCCTGGCGGGTTCGCTGGTGGTGCAGGGAGTGATCGCACCGCTGTTGTGGCAGGACCTGGAATCGGCGCGGGCGGACGTGCGGATTCCGCTGGTGGTGATCGTGATCCTGGGCGTGTTGACGATGCAGGTGACCGCGGTGTGCATCTGGCGGCTGCTGACCATGGTCCGCCGCGGCACGGTGTTTTCGCTGGCGGCATTCCGTTACGTCGACATCGTGATCGGCGCGATCGCGGCGGCCTCGGTGCTGACCTTCGGCATCGCGGTGGTGGCCGCGCACAGCAACCGGACCACGCCGGGCGACGAAATCGCTCCCGGCCTGGTGGCGATGGTCTGCGGCGCCTCGCTGGTGATCGGCGGCGTGGCGCTGATCGTGCTGGTGCTGCGGATGCTGCTCAAGCAGGCGGTGGCGCTGGATTCCCAGGCCAGGCATCTGCAGTCCGAACTGGACGAGGTGATCTGA
- a CDS encoding LysR family transcriptional regulator: protein MNKLAGMEMFVRVVESGSFTAAAELSRVSPTMVAKHVRAIEDRLGARLLHRTTRRQQLSDVGRLYYERCKLALADVELAEASASELQSSPRGRLRLVSPVSFGSHSLVPALSEYMARYPEVGVELTLDNGRPSLVDEGFELGIHIGDINEPGLVARPLQPYRRRLAAAPAYLARHGQLDHPQQLAAHECLGLSYWRRHDLWRLVGPGGATCNVAVRGRFTANQGDALRIAALNGIGIVLQPEAVLADDLASGRLLPVLPEWSLAPSPMYLIYPQNLHPTAKLRTVIDFLIERFGPSPKQ from the coding sequence ATGAACAAGCTGGCCGGCATGGAAATGTTCGTCCGGGTGGTGGAAAGCGGCAGCTTCACTGCCGCCGCGGAGCTCAGCCGGGTCTCGCCCACCATGGTCGCCAAGCACGTGCGCGCCATCGAGGATCGACTGGGCGCACGCCTGCTCCACCGCACCACCCGCCGGCAACAGCTCTCCGACGTGGGCCGGCTCTACTACGAGCGCTGCAAGCTGGCGCTGGCCGACGTGGAACTGGCCGAGGCCAGCGCGTCGGAATTGCAATCCAGCCCGCGCGGCCGCCTGCGGCTGGTGTCGCCGGTGAGTTTCGGCAGCCACAGCCTGGTGCCGGCGCTGAGCGAATACATGGCGCGCTACCCCGAAGTCGGCGTCGAACTGACGCTGGACAATGGTCGTCCCAGCCTCGTCGACGAAGGCTTCGAGCTGGGCATCCACATCGGCGACATCAACGAGCCCGGCCTGGTCGCCCGCCCGCTGCAGCCCTACCGTCGACGCCTGGCCGCGGCACCGGCCTACCTGGCGCGACATGGCCAGCTCGATCATCCGCAGCAACTGGCTGCGCACGAATGCCTGGGCCTGTCGTACTGGCGACGGCACGACCTCTGGCGACTGGTCGGGCCCGGCGGAGCCACCTGCAACGTCGCCGTGCGGGGCCGCTTCACGGCGAACCAGGGCGATGCCCTGCGCATCGCCGCGCTGAACGGCATCGGCATCGTGCTCCAGCCCGAGGCGGTGCTGGCCGATGACCTGGCCTCCGGGCGTCTGTTGCCGGTGTTGCCCGAGTGGTCGCTGGCACCCTCGCCGATGTACCTGATCTATCCGCAGAACCTGCATCCCACCGCCAAGCTGCGCACCGTCATCGACTTCCTGATCGAGCGCTTCGGCCCGTCGCCGAAGCAATGA
- a CDS encoding PLP-dependent aminotransferase family protein — MANRRQDDKPMYVRIAESIRRDIDAGRFQAGACLPGTRSMTVSLGVSRTVVLMAYDQLESEGYLESRSGSGTYVSARRIDASAGGTPLDELVAAPREPRLSRLARRAVLPATPERNPPALDTGVIEGGLVDLAQPRVKSDPRSLKAWKQNLVALLRRRDTPDFPELQGAIELRKAVASYLGVERAIEVDPDDILIVSGAQQARDLIARVLLDEGDGVGVEEPCHWSVRHTFEAMGARIVPCPVSPQGMDIDRHATALDGVRLVNVSPSFQFPTGVVMPEDRRRALLHWACAHDAVLVEDDFDCEHRFGVRTAPSLWSLDRHGRVIHVSSFARSMFPALQLGYMLVPRQLRERFLAVKWLADRGSVSMQQHVLAACINSGQYLRDLRRIAHRLAPRHRALCAALHARLGDAMMVTDAVAGGSLFVHLPRLPRHATAALLAEALARGVHIRSAECFHRTPPDHVTLVLSYAGVSEAALKRAGARLAEACLAVGEKFAMSSPKRNPRIEPASA; from the coding sequence ATGGCGAACAGGCGGCAAGACGACAAGCCGATGTATGTCCGGATCGCCGAGTCGATCCGGCGCGATATCGATGCCGGCCGTTTCCAGGCAGGCGCGTGCCTGCCCGGCACCCGCTCGATGACCGTCTCCCTGGGGGTTTCCCGCACGGTAGTCCTGATGGCTTATGACCAGCTGGAGAGCGAGGGCTACCTGGAGTCACGCTCGGGTAGCGGCACTTACGTGAGCGCGCGTCGCATCGACGCATCCGCCGGCGGCACGCCGCTCGACGAGTTGGTCGCGGCGCCGAGAGAGCCCCGGCTGTCCCGCCTGGCCCGGCGCGCCGTGCTGCCAGCCACGCCCGAGAGGAATCCGCCGGCGCTTGACACGGGCGTGATCGAAGGAGGGCTGGTCGATCTGGCGCAGCCGCGCGTGAAGTCCGATCCGCGCAGCCTCAAGGCGTGGAAACAGAACCTGGTGGCGCTGCTGCGTCGTCGCGACACACCCGACTTCCCTGAACTGCAGGGCGCCATCGAATTGCGCAAGGCGGTGGCCAGCTATTTGGGTGTCGAGCGGGCGATCGAGGTCGACCCGGACGACATCCTGATCGTCAGCGGCGCCCAGCAGGCGCGCGATCTGATCGCCCGCGTCCTGCTTGACGAAGGCGATGGTGTCGGCGTGGAGGAGCCCTGTCACTGGAGCGTGCGCCACACCTTCGAGGCGATGGGCGCGCGGATCGTGCCGTGTCCCGTCAGCCCGCAAGGCATGGACATCGACCGCCATGCCACGGCGCTGGATGGCGTGCGACTGGTCAACGTGTCGCCGTCATTCCAGTTCCCGACCGGCGTGGTCATGCCCGAGGATCGACGCCGGGCACTGCTGCATTGGGCCTGTGCCCACGACGCCGTGCTGGTCGAGGACGATTTCGACTGCGAACACCGCTTCGGCGTGCGCACGGCTCCGTCGTTGTGGTCGCTGGACCGGCATGGCCGGGTCATCCACGTCAGCAGTTTCGCCCGCTCGATGTTTCCCGCCTTGCAGCTGGGCTACATGCTGGTGCCACGCCAGCTGCGCGAACGGTTCCTGGCGGTCAAGTGGCTGGCCGATCGCGGCAGCGTATCGATGCAGCAGCACGTGCTTGCGGCGTGCATCAACAGCGGCCAGTACCTGCGCGATCTGCGGCGCATCGCCCACCGCCTCGCGCCCCGCCATCGGGCGCTGTGCGCGGCCCTGCATGCACGTCTGGGCGACGCGATGATGGTGACCGACGCGGTGGCGGGAGGATCGCTTTTCGTGCACTTGCCCCGGTTGCCACGCCATGCCACCGCGGCATTGCTGGCTGAGGCGCTGGCGCGCGGCGTGCACATCCGTTCCGCCGAGTGCTTCCATCGAACCCCGCCCGATCACGTGACCCTGGTGCTGAGCTACGCCGGGGTGTCCGAGGCGGCCCTCAAGCGGGCCGGGGCACGGCTCGCCGAGGCCTGCCTGGCGGTCGGGGAAAAATTCGCCATGTCGTCGCCGAAACGAAACCCGCGGATCGAACCGGCCAGTGCCTGA
- a CDS encoding 4-oxalocrotonate tautomerase → MPTLHLEMLPGRTVEQKRAFVREVTRATAETLACPPESVDILISEVPRDGWAKAGKLMADA, encoded by the coding sequence ATGCCCACCTTGCATCTCGAAATGCTTCCCGGCCGCACCGTGGAACAGAAGCGCGCCTTCGTGCGCGAAGTGACCCGCGCCACCGCCGAGACGCTGGCCTGTCCGCCGGAAAGCGTGGATATTCTGATCAGCGAAGTGCCGCGCGACGGCTGGGCCAAGGCCGGCAAGTTGATGGCGGATGCATGA
- a CDS encoding PAS domain-containing sensor histidine kinase: MIPAFSERGLILAPRGRDAHVAAAILAEARLGSHVCPSLDELVRGMEAGAGLAIVTEEHLLQADLHAMANWLAAQPQWSDFPFILLTSRGGIERNPAANRLLTVLGNVTFLERPFHPTTLVSLAQSALRGRRRQYDARARLDALYDSEQRFRAAVEAVQGVLWTSNARGQMQGEQPAWAALTGQRQEEYQGPGWTRVLDPRDVEPTLAAWRAAVEERRVFQFEYRLRVANGQWRIFSTRAIPTFHRDGSIVEWVGVNIDVTEQRATEQSLRDLTSTLEQRVREETAARQDALAKLHEAQKLETIGQLTGGVAHDFNNLLMPITGALDLLQRRYGDADARAARLIDGALQSAERAKTLVQRLLGFARRQSLQTQAVDMVALLAGMRDLIRSSIGVAIELRIDSAPGLPKALADPNQLELALLNLCVNARDAMPAGGVLTIVADVVAPAADMARLAVRDYVRVSVIDTGTGMDRETLARAVEPFFSTKETGRGTGLGLSMVHGLAAQLGGHFAITSTPGEGTRVELWLPAASAATATASRSDVQLDRPRPATRALDILLVDDEQLVRDGIAMILRELGHRVVEAGGGAEALDKIQNGLQVDVVVTDYKMPRMDGAEMARRLHGWQPQLPVLLITGYSGPAGDTVGLPRLAKPFRQADIARALAKLVPAEAGAAELGGAQR, encoded by the coding sequence GTGATTCCTGCCTTCTCCGAACGCGGCCTGATCCTCGCGCCCCGGGGGCGCGACGCGCACGTGGCGGCGGCGATCCTTGCCGAAGCGCGGCTGGGTTCGCACGTGTGTCCATCGCTGGATGAACTCGTGCGCGGGATGGAGGCCGGCGCCGGCCTGGCGATCGTGACCGAGGAACATCTGTTGCAGGCCGACCTGCATGCGATGGCGAACTGGCTCGCGGCGCAGCCACAGTGGTCCGATTTTCCGTTCATCCTGCTGACCAGCCGCGGCGGCATCGAACGCAACCCCGCCGCCAACCGGTTGCTGACCGTGCTGGGCAACGTGACCTTCCTGGAGCGTCCGTTCCATCCCACCACGCTGGTCAGCCTGGCCCAGTCCGCCTTGCGCGGACGCCGCCGGCAATACGACGCCCGTGCCCGGCTGGATGCCCTGTACGACAGCGAGCAGCGGTTCCGGGCGGCGGTGGAGGCCGTGCAGGGCGTGCTGTGGACCAGCAACGCGCGCGGCCAAATGCAGGGCGAGCAACCGGCCTGGGCGGCGCTGACCGGTCAGCGCCAGGAGGAGTACCAGGGACCGGGCTGGACCCGCGTGCTGGACCCGCGCGACGTCGAGCCCACGCTCGCGGCGTGGCGGGCCGCGGTGGAGGAGCGGCGCGTGTTCCAGTTCGAGTATCGCCTGCGCGTGGCGAACGGCCAGTGGCGGATATTCAGCACGCGCGCCATCCCCACTTTTCATCGCGACGGCAGCATCGTCGAATGGGTCGGCGTAAACATCGACGTGACCGAACAGCGCGCCACCGAGCAGTCGCTGCGCGATCTTACGAGTACGCTGGAGCAGCGCGTGCGCGAGGAAACCGCGGCCCGCCAGGACGCGCTGGCCAAGCTGCACGAGGCCCAGAAGCTGGAGACGATCGGCCAGCTCACCGGCGGCGTGGCCCACGACTTCAACAACCTGCTGATGCCGATCACCGGCGCGCTGGACCTGCTGCAACGACGGTACGGCGATGCCGACGCCCGCGCCGCTCGCCTGATCGACGGCGCCCTGCAATCGGCCGAGCGCGCCAAGACGCTGGTGCAGCGGCTGCTGGGCTTCGCCCGGCGCCAGAGCCTGCAGACCCAGGCGGTGGACATGGTGGCGCTGCTGGCCGGCATGCGTGACCTGATCAGGAGTTCGATCGGCGTCGCCATCGAGCTGCGCATCGACAGCGCGCCCGGCCTGCCGAAGGCGCTGGCCGATCCCAACCAGCTGGAGCTGGCGCTGCTGAACCTGTGCGTCAACGCGCGCGACGCGATGCCCGCCGGTGGCGTGCTGACCATCGTCGCCGACGTGGTGGCCCCCGCCGCCGACATGGCCAGGCTTGCCGTCCGCGACTACGTGCGGGTGAGCGTGATCGATACCGGCACCGGCATGGATCGCGAAACGCTGGCGCGGGCGGTGGAGCCGTTCTTCTCGACCAAGGAAACCGGCCGCGGCACCGGGCTGGGCCTGTCCATGGTGCACGGCCTGGCCGCCCAGCTCGGCGGCCACTTCGCGATCACCAGCACGCCGGGCGAGGGCACGCGCGTCGAGTTGTGGCTGCCTGCGGCGTCCGCCGCCACGGCAACGGCTTCGCGCAGTGACGTGCAGTTGGATCGACCACGGCCCGCCACCCGGGCGCTGGACATCCTGCTGGTCGACGACGAGCAACTCGTGCGCGACGGCATCGCCATGATCCTGCGCGAGCTGGGCCATCGGGTGGTGGAAGCGGGCGGCGGCGCCGAGGCGCTGGACAAGATCCAGAACGGCCTGCAGGTGGATGTGGTGGTGACCGACTACAAGATGCCGCGCATGGATGGTGCCGAAATGGCGCGCCGCCTGCACGGCTGGCAACCGCAGTTGCCGGTGCTGTTGATCACGGGCTACAGCGGACCGGCGGGTGACACCGTGGGGCTCCCTCGTCTGGCCAAGCCGTTCCGGCAGGCGGATATCGCCCGGGCGCTGGCGAAGCTGGTGCCGGCGGAAGCCGGTGCAGCAGAGCTCGGGGGTGCGCAGCGCTGA
- a CDS encoding DOPA 4,5-dioxygenase family protein, with product MSEHEAPWHAHIYCTPATRAAAEAMRRDLIDRMDSGAIPRLLFVGQLKDGKAGPHPIPQFEIHYTGEALPAILKLIEASGLTALVHPLTDDDLADHTTLAHWIGTPIELDLSTLDPPGMNQGVARFARSDF from the coding sequence ATGAGCGAACACGAAGCGCCCTGGCACGCGCACATCTACTGCACGCCCGCAACGCGTGCCGCGGCCGAGGCCATGCGGCGTGACCTGATCGATCGCATGGACTCGGGTGCGATCCCCCGGCTGCTCTTCGTCGGGCAGCTCAAGGACGGCAAGGCCGGCCCGCATCCGATCCCGCAGTTCGAGATCCACTACACCGGAGAAGCGCTGCCGGCCATCCTCAAGCTGATCGAAGCCTCCGGCCTGACCGCGCTGGTCCATCCGCTCACCGATGACGACCTGGCCGACCACACGACGCTGGCGCACTGGATCGGCACGCCGATCGAACTCGACCTCAGCACGCTCGACCCGCCGGGCATGAACCAGGGGGTCGCGCGGTTCGCCAGGTCGGACTTCTGA